The Chryseolinea soli genome contains a region encoding:
- a CDS encoding cache domain-containing protein produces MKLRQKITLLISLALLVPTVVISTVAIYKIKSQANRDIAEYHDEEFAQLKVYLKHITDIAYGVIEAQHKALADSITRFNQHADSTQAKRSLTPAMMDPALQELSSIRFDNGEGYFWVTDNKLPFPTMLMHAEKKDLKGKVLDDPKHNVEKEKGRNIYQVRAERANADGDAFVEYIMKKPGTQEVVNKISYSRLYKPLGWIVSTGFYTDAIDQAVAEKKAASNQQVGQMVFFILALAAFILAVGLTVSIYFSKALTTAILNIKDTLEQLAQGRQVEQVHVHRRDEIGSMTHSLNALVLGLSSYTSFAKEIGEGNLQQTFTPLSQQDILGNELLSMRNNLKKAADEKAIRDWANEGLASLGEVLRRNNMNTQELATETLRELVKYTKMNQAALFMMEEGSGENDQYLQLVAAYAYERRKYMQKTIAVGEGMVGQCVLERGTIHLREVPEEYVNITSGLGHAVPRTLLIMPLIYNEVVYGVLEMASFREFGDHEIAFLEKIAQSIAGTIASVQTNERTKKLLEQSQQMSEEMKAQEEELRQNQEELQATSEQMRRRQVELEKENERLKDTLRSSGVDVQTTRTAYQTV; encoded by the coding sequence ATGAAATTAAGACAAAAGATCACGCTCCTGATCAGCCTTGCTCTGCTGGTGCCTACTGTTGTCATCAGCACGGTAGCCATCTACAAGATCAAAAGCCAAGCCAACCGCGACATTGCGGAGTATCACGACGAGGAGTTTGCTCAGCTTAAAGTCTATCTGAAACACATTACCGACATCGCCTATGGCGTGATCGAAGCGCAACACAAAGCGCTCGCCGATTCGATCACCCGCTTCAACCAACACGCCGACTCCACCCAGGCCAAGCGGTCGCTCACACCGGCTATGATGGACCCCGCCTTGCAAGAATTGTCGTCCATCCGCTTCGACAATGGCGAAGGCTATTTTTGGGTGACCGACAACAAGCTTCCTTTCCCCACCATGCTGATGCATGCCGAAAAGAAAGACCTGAAAGGCAAGGTGCTGGACGATCCCAAACACAACGTGGAAAAGGAGAAAGGCCGCAACATCTACCAGGTCCGTGCCGAGCGTGCCAATGCCGACGGCGATGCGTTTGTGGAATACATTATGAAAAAGCCCGGCACGCAGGAAGTGGTGAACAAGATCTCCTACTCGCGTTTATATAAGCCCCTGGGCTGGATCGTGTCTACCGGGTTTTATACCGATGCGATCGATCAGGCGGTCGCGGAAAAAAAAGCAGCGTCAAACCAGCAAGTGGGGCAGATGGTTTTCTTCATTCTGGCGCTGGCAGCCTTTATCCTGGCCGTTGGACTGACGGTGTCCATCTATTTTAGCAAGGCGTTGACCACCGCTATTCTCAACATCAAAGATACGCTGGAGCAATTGGCGCAAGGACGCCAGGTGGAACAAGTGCATGTGCACCGCCGCGATGAGATCGGCTCGATGACGCACTCGCTCAATGCGCTGGTGCTCGGACTGTCGTCGTATACTTCCTTTGCCAAAGAGATCGGCGAGGGCAACTTGCAACAGACCTTCACGCCCCTGAGCCAGCAGGATATTCTCGGCAACGAATTGCTGTCGATGCGCAACAACCTGAAAAAAGCGGCCGACGAAAAAGCCATTCGCGATTGGGCCAACGAAGGCCTGGCATCGCTTGGCGAGGTGCTGCGCCGCAACAACATGAACACCCAGGAACTCGCCACGGAGACGCTGCGGGAATTGGTGAAATACACGAAGATGAACCAGGCGGCGCTCTTCATGATGGAAGAAGGATCGGGCGAGAACGATCAATATTTGCAATTGGTGGCGGCCTACGCTTATGAGCGAAGAAAATATATGCAGAAGACCATTGCCGTTGGAGAGGGTATGGTGGGCCAGTGTGTGTTGGAGCGCGGCACGATTCACTTGCGTGAAGTGCCCGAGGAGTATGTCAACATCACGTCGGGCCTGGGTCATGCCGTGCCGCGGACGTTGTTGATCATGCCGCTGATCTATAATGAGGTGGTATACGGTGTTTTGGAGATGGCTTCGTTCCGCGAATTTGGTGATCACGAGATCGCCTTCCTGGAAAAGATCGCCCAAAGCATTGCGGGCACCATCGCTAGCGTCCAGACCAATGAACGCACAAAAAAGTTACTGGAACAGAGCCAGCAGATGTCGGAGGAGATGAAAGCGCAGGAAGAAGAATTGCGCCAGAACCAGGAAGAGCTTCAGGCTACCTCCGAACAAATGCGTCGCCGGCAGGTGGAGTTGGAAAAAGAGAACGAGCGCTTGAAAGATACGCTTCGTTCGTCGGGGGTTGACGTCCAGACAACACGCACAGCTTATCAGACCGTATGA
- a CDS encoding porin codes for MMIHYTSRPRLFVLASLFLLTSIPTLAQEKYWVKPDSLYKYVQPSAALQFWGTYTSGEKAQFAANGPLEAVQNRVSFMARRARLGFSGKPYKGLSYAVMIQYDNLGKDKLSGVRGATNTGTLGILDAYVTWRFTKNEMGAITVGYFQPQISRECITGDLLVNSFDKSVSQTYIRQHMDGKSYGRATGLNIGGLKNSGSFSFGYNVGIFNNVTTAADPKNFPESAGKYWSPLTVERLTFTFGDPEKKTYSINYDANNYYSKRNGVTFAVFGSQQGRTDIFQNNHVNGFDVLFNYKNLNLDGEWSWLERKAEGHTLRGQTGHIRAGYNIVVSEKYFLEPCFMLTDYSGDSSGSVSGSDRLYDAGVNWYLNKKNCKLSVHYIVQEGAGVNGYTDGVTFQKGNYAGASLVLMI; via the coding sequence ATGATGATACACTACACTTCACGCCCACGGCTTTTTGTCCTGGCGAGTCTTTTCCTCCTAACGTCCATCCCAACCCTGGCGCAGGAAAAATATTGGGTGAAGCCGGACAGTCTCTACAAGTACGTGCAGCCCTCGGCCGCCCTGCAATTTTGGGGAACGTATACGTCTGGCGAGAAGGCGCAGTTTGCTGCAAACGGTCCGTTGGAAGCCGTCCAAAATCGCGTGAGCTTTATGGCGCGTCGCGCGCGTCTGGGCTTTAGCGGAAAGCCATACAAGGGCCTGAGCTACGCGGTGATGATCCAGTACGACAACCTGGGCAAAGACAAACTCAGCGGCGTGCGCGGAGCTACCAACACGGGAACACTCGGCATACTGGATGCGTATGTCACCTGGCGCTTTACCAAAAATGAAATGGGCGCCATCACCGTGGGTTATTTCCAACCGCAGATCAGCCGCGAATGTATTACCGGCGACTTGTTGGTGAACTCGTTCGACAAATCCGTTTCGCAAACCTATATCCGTCAGCACATGGATGGCAAAAGCTATGGCCGGGCTACGGGTTTGAACATTGGCGGCTTAAAAAATTCCGGGTCCTTTTCGTTTGGTTACAACGTAGGGATATTCAACAATGTGACCACCGCAGCCGACCCCAAGAACTTTCCCGAAAGCGCCGGCAAGTACTGGTCGCCGTTGACGGTGGAGCGGCTCACGTTCACCTTTGGTGATCCCGAAAAAAAGACCTACTCGATCAACTACGATGCGAACAACTATTACAGCAAACGCAACGGAGTGACCTTCGCCGTCTTTGGCTCGCAGCAGGGGCGTACCGATATTTTTCAAAACAACCACGTGAACGGATTTGACGTGCTCTTCAACTACAAAAACCTGAACCTTGACGGCGAATGGTCATGGCTTGAACGCAAAGCCGAAGGCCACACCCTTCGCGGTCAGACGGGACACATTCGCGCGGGATACAACATCGTAGTATCCGAAAAATATTTCCTGGAACCTTGTTTTATGTTGACGGACTATAGCGGCGACAGCAGTGGATCGGTTTCGGGCAGCGACCGTTTGTATGATGCAGGCGTGAACTGGTACCTCAATAAAAAGAACTGCAAGCTGAGTGTCCATTACATTGTGCAGGAGGGTGCCGGGGTCAATGGCTACACGGATGGGGTGACGTTTCAGAAAGGAAATTATGCCGGCGCTTCGTTGGTGTTGATGATTTAG
- a CDS encoding TetR/AcrR family transcriptional regulator, translating to MEKDHILAGCGHLFGKWGFHGVTMDDISRHLGVSKKTLYKVYTDKDAMVTDFVKLSVEKSRLDLKSRMTREETEIKRLSIFNGFIVNRALEAGPMFFYDIRKYYPAAYKLIKRYKHELIIMLNDLFVKGQQTGIYRNFDTMLLAELRINVLEWDIMEADQTVESLESRQNQLFDLILNGLKKS from the coding sequence ATGGAGAAAGATCACATACTGGCAGGGTGTGGACACCTGTTCGGAAAATGGGGATTCCATGGGGTAACCATGGATGATATCTCCAGACACCTGGGTGTCTCCAAGAAAACGCTTTACAAGGTTTACACCGATAAGGATGCCATGGTAACGGATTTCGTAAAACTATCCGTCGAAAAAAGCAGATTGGATCTCAAAAGCCGGATGACTCGGGAAGAAACGGAGATCAAACGACTCTCTATTTTTAACGGGTTCATCGTTAACCGCGCCCTCGAAGCGGGACCCATGTTCTTTTATGATATCCGGAAGTATTATCCTGCCGCCTACAAACTGATAAAACGATACAAACATGAACTGATCATCATGTTAAATGACTTGTTTGTGAAAGGTCAGCAAACGGGGATATATCGCAATTTTGATACGATGCTGTTAGCCGAATTGCGAATCAACGTGCTTGAATGGGACATCATGGAAGCCGACCAAACGGTGGAGTCTCTGGAAAGCAGACAAAATCAACTATTCGATTTAATTCTCAATGGGCTAAAAAAATCTTGA
- a CDS encoding TolC family protein yields the protein MKSTTSGILPGSLFIFILALLQSSFVAAQRNITLDEFRQLAIRQNNNIKTADQNILVAESQKKQADTKSKFTIDGSVTGFYFGKPLNTLLPEQGVSPGINFNQPIYSGGRNQLEKKVAAATVDIQTERKALTTSDVLYNTEVTYWQVISAKEQIALAEQSHKQLTALVVDINNQYTAGITYKNDLLRARVQQNQNALNLIQGRDALTLAKLNLAQLTGLADSIDFNVSDSITGTFDSLSISDLTTHAQTVRSEIRIQEKTLESARLQERIYRGELLPSISLGISGVSAFGKQGINPENNGTSLASYYGLLTVNVPLFGWGKRTEKVREQQYRIYAQEHQLQESKEIISLQVQQSVLQLNQNARRVKLAALSLEQAAENLRLSRDRFQAGTIAGKDVLDAQTIWQQAYSNVIDAKVGYKIAEANLKRTLGELGH from the coding sequence ATGAAGTCGACAACATCGGGGATCCTCCCGGGCTCCTTATTCATATTCATACTCGCGTTACTACAGTCTTCGTTCGTGGCGGCGCAGCGCAACATAACGCTGGATGAGTTTAGACAACTCGCTATCCGTCAGAATAACAATATAAAAACCGCGGATCAGAATATTCTGGTTGCCGAATCGCAAAAAAAGCAGGCCGACACCAAGAGTAAGTTTACCATTGACGGTTCGGTGACCGGATTTTATTTTGGAAAACCGCTCAACACGCTACTGCCCGAACAGGGTGTAAGTCCGGGGATCAATTTTAACCAGCCCATCTATTCGGGAGGCAGAAACCAATTGGAGAAAAAAGTGGCCGCCGCCACGGTGGACATTCAAACGGAACGCAAGGCGTTGACCACTTCCGATGTGCTGTACAATACCGAAGTGACCTACTGGCAAGTGATCTCCGCAAAAGAGCAAATTGCATTAGCCGAGCAGAGCCACAAGCAATTGACTGCGTTAGTCGTCGACATTAACAACCAATATACTGCCGGCATTACCTATAAAAACGATCTGCTCCGCGCCCGCGTCCAGCAAAATCAAAACGCGTTAAACCTGATCCAAGGGCGAGATGCACTTACGCTGGCAAAGCTGAATCTGGCGCAACTCACTGGCCTGGCCGATAGCATAGACTTCAATGTATCGGATAGCATCACCGGAACGTTTGACTCGCTTTCCATTTCCGACTTGACAACACACGCACAGACGGTTCGCTCGGAAATTCGCATCCAGGAGAAAACATTGGAATCTGCCCGGCTACAGGAGCGAATTTACAGAGGAGAACTGTTGCCCAGTATTTCACTCGGCATCAGCGGTGTCAGTGCGTTTGGGAAGCAAGGGATCAATCCGGAAAATAATGGCACATCGCTCGCCAGCTATTATGGTTTGTTAACCGTGAATGTTCCCCTATTCGGTTGGGGCAAGCGAACGGAGAAGGTGAGAGAACAGCAATACCGTATTTATGCGCAGGAACATCAACTCCAGGAGAGCAAAGAAATTATCTCGCTGCAAGTACAGCAGTCGGTCTTACAACTGAACCAAAATGCAAGACGCGTTAAATTGGCAGCGCTTTCTTTAGAACAAGCCGCCGAAAATTTACGATTAAGTCGAGACCGTTTCCAAGCCGGTACCATCGCCGGAAAAGATGTCCTGGATGCACAAACCATCTGGCAGCAAGCCTATAGCAACGTTATTGATGCAAAGGTCGGCTATAAAATAGCCGAAGCGAATTTAAAAAGAACCCTGGGAGAATTAGGGCATTAA